One region of Candidatus Peribacteraceae bacterium genomic DNA includes:
- the lgt gene encoding prolipoprotein diacylglyceryl transferase, which produces MIQFFPSRAVALQLFGLNIHWYGILYVASFLIAAFLLPLLQRFRGMHEPKERWFDVVTWAVLGVLVGGRLGFVFFYEPSYFLRMPWKVIAVWEGGMASHGGFVGVIAAVWLYTRMKGMRTFAVADLLSIPAALGLGLGRIGNFINQELYGTVTSLPWAIRIPGVEGLRHPLQIYDALLMVCIALLCFVLLRLGKPERDGRIFAVFILSYGVTRFLLEYIRVQTYEPFTLWFITLTRGQLLTVPLIFFGIVLWWVGKPAQKDA; this is translated from the coding sequence ATGATCCAGTTCTTCCCTTCGCGGGCCGTCGCCCTCCAACTCTTTGGTCTTAATATCCATTGGTACGGCATCCTCTATGTCGCATCATTTCTCATCGCGGCTTTCCTCCTTCCGCTTCTCCAGCGTTTCCGGGGGATGCACGAGCCGAAAGAACGCTGGTTTGACGTTGTCACGTGGGCGGTGCTTGGGGTACTCGTGGGTGGGAGGCTGGGATTCGTCTTTTTCTACGAACCGTCGTACTTCCTGCGTATGCCTTGGAAGGTCATTGCCGTATGGGAAGGAGGGATGGCTTCCCATGGCGGTTTCGTAGGGGTGATTGCCGCGGTTTGGCTGTACACAAGGATGAAGGGCATGCGGACGTTTGCTGTCGCGGACCTCCTCTCCATACCTGCGGCGCTGGGTTTGGGCTTGGGGAGGATCGGGAACTTCATCAATCAGGAGCTGTACGGAACCGTCACCTCGCTCCCCTGGGCTATCCGTATTCCCGGCGTGGAGGGCTTGCGTCATCCGCTCCAGATCTACGATGCACTGCTCATGGTTTGCATCGCATTGCTCTGCTTCGTTCTCCTGCGCTTGGGGAAGCCGGAAAGGGACGGGAGGATTTTCGCGGTCTTCATTCTCTCGTACGGCGTCACAAGGTTCCTGTTGGAGTACATACGCGTGCAGACGTACGAACCGTTCACGCTGTGGTTCATTACACTTACGCGTGGCCAATTGCTTACGGTACCGCTCATCTTCTTCGGCATCGTCCTGTGGTGGGTGGGGAAACCGGCGCAGAAGGACGCATGA
- the tsaD gene encoding tRNA (adenosine(37)-N6)-threonylcarbamoyltransferase complex transferase subunit TsaD: MIILGIETSCDETSAALVVDGRDVLSNVIASSKEAFASLAGVIPEEAARRQVECMIPVLHEALHEADTPLKEVDAIAVTQGPGLLGSLLVGTSTARALSFAWEKPLVGVHHTLGHLSSPWLAPPGLDAEDVDPSFSFPILTLSASGGHTDLWYRLSHTRGELLARTRDDAAGEAFDKGASILGLPYPGGPSMAATAEKGSPTAYKFPLPLRGEKTLDFSFSGLKTSLKYLLRDNPKAREDLGNVAASFQHAICLQLLDRMERALELRRDVRELHLVGGVSANLYLRSQAGELCKRKGIKLRHPLALSYCTDNAAMIAAAGYFSLTENGGEATDFFDTKASLPLEQTLQETLS; this comes from the coding sequence ATGATCATACTGGGAATCGAGACTTCCTGTGACGAAACCTCCGCCGCGCTCGTGGTGGACGGGCGGGATGTGCTGAGCAACGTCATCGCAAGCTCCAAGGAAGCCTTTGCCTCGCTGGCCGGTGTGATCCCTGAGGAAGCGGCGCGCAGGCAGGTGGAATGCATGATCCCCGTACTCCACGAAGCGCTCCATGAGGCGGATACCCCCCTCAAGGAGGTGGACGCCATAGCGGTAACACAAGGGCCCGGCTTGCTGGGATCGCTCCTCGTAGGTACCTCCACCGCGCGCGCGCTTTCCTTCGCTTGGGAGAAGCCGTTGGTCGGTGTCCACCACACACTCGGCCACTTGAGTTCCCCGTGGTTGGCGCCTCCGGGATTGGATGCGGAAGATGTGGACCCTTCCTTCAGCTTCCCCATCCTCACGCTCTCCGCTTCCGGCGGCCATACGGACCTGTGGTACCGCCTTTCCCACACGCGCGGGGAGCTCCTCGCACGCACGCGTGACGATGCGGCCGGCGAAGCGTTCGACAAAGGGGCGAGCATCCTCGGTTTGCCGTATCCCGGCGGACCCAGCATGGCGGCGACGGCGGAAAAGGGTTCTCCCACGGCGTACAAATTCCCTCTTCCCCTCCGGGGCGAGAAGACGCTGGACTTCAGCTTCTCCGGCCTCAAGACATCCCTCAAGTATTTGCTGCGTGACAACCCGAAAGCACGGGAAGACTTGGGCAATGTCGCCGCGTCCTTCCAGCATGCCATTTGCCTCCAGTTGCTCGACCGTATGGAACGCGCACTGGAGCTGCGGAGGGACGTGCGGGAATTGCACTTGGTGGGAGGCGTTTCCGCAAACCTGTACCTGCGGTCACAGGCCGGAGAGCTCTGTAAGAGGAAAGGAATCAAACTGCGTCACCCCCTCGCCCTCTCCTACTGCACGGACAACGCCGCCATGATCGCCGCGGCAGGGTACTTCTCCCTGACGGAGAACGGCGGCGAGGCAACGGACTTCTTCGATACCAAAGCTTCGTTGCCCTTGGAGCAGACGCTGCAGGAGACGTTGTCGTAA